The following nucleotide sequence is from Ornithodoros turicata isolate Travis chromosome 2, ASM3712646v1, whole genome shotgun sequence.
CTTTCGACCGTCCTTCGTCATAGACATGCGGGACTACAACCTGTCAAACAATATCATAACTGACCACATGCGCTTCAGCAAACCGGAAGTAGCGCGAGTAATGCCCGAGGACTCGCTTTATGTTACGACGCTCAGAAAACCAGAAGAAGCATTTGAGTCATTGTTTTCCGTCTGTGATTTTAAGAGCAGATTAGGGAAGGATCTCGAGGACTTTGTAAGTGACGAGAGCTTGATCACAAGCGTTAAGCAACATAGGTTGTACTCTAACAGATTTGGTTTCAACCAGATGTCGTTTGATCTTGGATTGGGAGAGAGCGACTGGGACAACGCTACTGCTGTTGATGAATTCGTCAAATTCGTGGGTGAGACGTTTCACCTAGTGATGATTGCTGATCGCTTAGATGAATCGCTGATCCTTTTCAAGCACTTGACGTGCTGGACGACTGAAGACATAGTGGCGTTTAAAGTCAATGCCCGGATGGATGCTTACAAAGTTCCAATGACGCAACATGTCAGAGAAAGACTGAAAAGACTAAATCATGTTGACCTGAAATTGTACGAACATTTTTCTGCAGTTCTCGATGAAAAAGTGAGAATTTTTGGCGAGCATAAAATGGCTCAGGAAGTAAGAGAACTGAGGACGTTGCGAGAGAAATATCACGATCTTTGCGTTGAAGCCGAGGTTGGTATGAGAAATATTACAAAGAAGGGAGGACACTACAAAGCGCTGGGTTTCAAGTTGAAGGATCACAGTGAGACGTGCAGTCACATGGCCATGACGGGTATGCAGCTACGTGAACTCATTCGTGATAGACAAAAAGCGTTAATACGTGGAACTGTACGAACGCAGGTAGCTATGCTCACTTAGCTATGATCTGCAACTGTTTCGTGTCACTTTGGTGGAGGTGGTGATGTGGGTGAACAGACTTCCTTATTAAGCGTGCTTGCCACTAATCACTCAAGCAGCGTTTCGCTCGAATGCTGGGATTTGGATGGTGATCCTACCAATCCGGAACCCGCTTCTCCATGGCAGTACCTCTTAAGCTCAGCTATGGAAATTCGTAGGGAAAGCAATAAAGACAATGTGACAGTGAAAGTCAGACCGTACAGATGTTCGTGGTTATGGAGTGTCTTATGTTATTGATGCGACACTCGCAGTGTGTCTACAGTAGTGAACATTTAATCTATGTGCGAAACATTTAAATCAAATCGCTcgcacttttttgtgtgtgtggtcgTACTTTGTATTTTCTAGTTTCACCAACTCGCCCTCTAAGACTAAGTACAATAGGCGGACACTGTGCAGACGAAGATGTTCGTCACAGCTGCATGATTGAAGACCTTTGCTTTGTGAGGCTTGGCGCAAGTGCCTTGGATTGACTTCTTTTGTTGAGACATTTATTATAATAGACAATGCAGGAAAGACGGCTTAATGCTTAATCGGAAATGGATCTCACCTTCATCAACCGACTCCTGTTTGGATGTCGCGTTGGGGTTccggaaagaaaaaaatgcactggcgatttagcggtaaatgcgagagaaatgcttCTCCGGTTCGTACATGACTTCCGGTTACCCACTTCCGGTTTAAACCTAAGTTCCCGTTGTCCACTTCGAGTCTAAACCGGTTGTCGACATGTTGTTCCGGTTGTCGacatcccgtctatacttgactccCGGTAtgcatttccggtccaactcgacttccgcTTCcaacttccggtctaacctgacttccggttgtccagcTCCGGTCAATGCTTGATTTCCGGTTTCAATTACTGTATGTATGTCCGTTTAATTAACCTTTACtcagcctcaattactttcaattaccctgtaattaccctttaattatcttaggtaaccgcaggttacacGAGGTATTCTTGAATACCcctaattacctttaattacgtttacttgccttAATTACTCCCAATTTCCCtgtaattgacgttaattagctttaattacatttaattacctccggtataACCTGCGTTTACCTTCGGTATTTTTTTAGTTTTATTTAGTCTTTCTCATAATTACacatatcttacattcattacctttaaactcaactttctcgTTTTAATTGGCTTTAATTATCtataattaccttcaattactcttacctcttactcttaattaccttcgactacttcaatttcaaatcatttgcctccatttacatttacactCTTATATATCCCCTTTGCATGCCCACTTATGCCGCTGTCTttgtgaggcttcaccatctcacacacatacatgcatacagctttttccattttgacactcctaatgccaATGCATTAATATCGTGCCGTATCAAAGTTGCCTAGAACGCGACGGTTGTGCGCCCACATCTGTAGGAACTCGTCGGGAAATTCGAGGGTATCGTACCCCAAGCTGTCAATTGACGCACTGGTGCGACGCAGTGTTGTGAAGCAGTAAATTGGCGTGCAGTTTGCGTCCCAAACCTTCGAAGGAAATCGTGAGCTCGAAGCATTTCGTCCTTGGAGACAACAGACACGGATGCGTCTCCAAGACGAATTTGGAGCCGCGACACGGAACTGCTACAGTAGGACGTCCTATCCACAAATCTTGGAAAGACTGCGGACCACGGAGGCGAAACAAAACGGCAAAAGGAGTGTGTAAGTATTATGGGCTTTTAGCTCCCTCAATATAGCAAGCTTCACTACTGACCTAAACTTCATTTTTTTTCACGCCTAAAAATCCAGGTTGCAGTCACAGATCAATCACCCCCATCACTAACATCGATCACCCACAACATTTCTTTCTCCTCTCACCACTTCTGGTTTGGGGGAGACAAATATGGAGAGGTCTTCGACCATTTCGACCACTTGTTAGTGTAAGAAGACTCTGTGGAACTGTTCATGTTCCGTTAAAGCAGCCTGACGCTATAGACGCATATGTTGCAGCTGTTGGTGCATGTTTGAAATTGG
It contains:
- the LOC135384440 gene encoding galactosylceramide sulfotransferase-like — translated: MPFIRCQPARNIVYLKTHKCASSTLYNILQRYILKHRLNMVMSRNYDIYMGHPAYFRPSFVIDMRDYNLSNNIITDHMRFSKPEVARVMPEDSLYVTTLRKPEEAFESLFSVCDFKSRLGKDLEDFVSDESLITSVKQHRLYSNRFGFNQMSFDLGLGESDWDNATAVDEFVKFVGETFHLVMIADRLDESLILFKHLTCWTTEDIVAFKVNARMDAYKVPMTQHVRERLKRLNHVDLKLYEHFSAVLDEKVRIFGEHKMAQEVRELRTLREKYHDLCVEAEVGMRNITKKGGHYKALGFKLKDHSETCSHMAMTGMQLRELIRDRQKALIRGTVRTQVAMLT